Proteins encoded in a region of the Elizabethkingia bruuniana genome:
- a CDS encoding SRPBCC family protein, protein MSVIVTETYNVPVEQVWKAITDKDEMKIWYFDIPNFVLKEGAVFDFFEPGDEKKYLHRCQVLGFEPNRFLKHTWTHPDHSRGSSELLWELEKTDNGTKLTLTHTGLDSFSDAGADFAKENYKAGWNEILGKSLKNFLENNGDKV, encoded by the coding sequence ATGTCAGTTATCGTTACCGAAACATATAACGTACCTGTAGAACAAGTATGGAAGGCCATTACCGATAAAGATGAAATGAAAATCTGGTATTTTGATATTCCCAACTTTGTTCTTAAAGAGGGAGCTGTGTTCGATTTTTTTGAACCCGGGGATGAAAAAAAATACCTTCATCGCTGTCAGGTACTTGGTTTTGAACCTAACAGGTTTTTAAAGCATACCTGGACACACCCGGATCATAGCAGAGGCTCATCGGAATTGTTATGGGAACTTGAAAAAACAGATAACGGAACAAAGCTAACCTTAACACATACAGGATTAGATAGTTTCTCCGATGCCGGAGCCGACTTTGCAAAAGAAAATTATAAAGCAGGTTGGAATGAAATTCTGGGTAAATCACTTAAAAATTTTTTAGAAAATAATGGAGATAAAGTTTAA
- a CDS encoding glutaminyl-peptide cyclotransferase: MKKNIVIGLMALTLLASCNKEKTVIKSIQEYNATMQDKGYHFGDKIALPSDVTGNAESISISFGDKESNTLTIDPKFFTLGENDVTFNIKMKDGKVVNQDATINVFASKPEQNLTYEQVAEYPHDPKNFVQGFQLDGNTVYESDGQFDQSRLIKYTLGQTQPIAEAKPSPAPGTQLVEKIFSEGSTIAGDKVFQLDWKNKIGFIYNKANLQQIGQFQYPTEMTEGWGLTYDGKNLIASDGSSNIYFLDVNDPSKVVRKIGVAGSEMAYGQINELEYYKGFIYANVWQQPVVLKIDPATGEVVGRYDFSDYVKLHTKGSDDVLNGIAFKGDNMLVTGKNWPKIYEVKLK, from the coding sequence ATGAAAAAAAATATAGTTATAGGGCTTATGGCTCTTACACTTTTAGCTTCTTGTAACAAGGAGAAAACAGTTATAAAAAGTATTCAGGAATATAATGCTACAATGCAGGATAAAGGCTATCATTTCGGAGATAAGATAGCTTTACCTTCCGATGTAACAGGAAATGCAGAAAGCATCAGTATAAGCTTCGGAGATAAAGAAAGTAATACACTGACTATTGACCCTAAATTTTTCACACTGGGAGAGAATGATGTAACATTCAATATCAAGATGAAAGATGGTAAAGTGGTCAACCAGGATGCAACAATTAATGTATTTGCATCTAAACCAGAGCAAAATCTTACTTATGAGCAGGTTGCTGAATATCCGCATGATCCGAAAAATTTTGTACAGGGATTTCAGCTAGACGGAAATACAGTCTATGAATCGGATGGACAATTCGATCAGTCCAGACTAATTAAATATACATTAGGACAGACCCAGCCTATTGCTGAAGCAAAACCTAGTCCTGCTCCCGGAACTCAGTTAGTTGAAAAAATATTCTCTGAAGGAAGTACAATAGCCGGAGATAAAGTGTTTCAACTGGACTGGAAAAATAAAATTGGTTTCATTTATAATAAAGCTAATTTGCAGCAGATAGGACAGTTTCAGTATCCTACTGAAATGACAGAGGGCTGGGGATTGACTTATGACGGCAAAAACCTGATTGCTTCAGATGGTTCTTCTAATATCTATTTCCTGGATGTTAATGATCCTTCCAAAGTGGTAAGAAAAATCGGAGTAGCCGGATCAGAAATGGCATATGGTCAGATTAATGAACTGGAGTATTATAAAGGATTTATTTATGCCAACGTATGGCAACAGCCTGTGGTACTAAAAATTGATCCTGCAACTGGGGAAGTGGTAGGGAGATATGATTTCTCTGACTATGTGAAATTACATACCAAAGGATCCGATGATGTCCTGAATGGTATAGCCTTTAAAGGTGATAATATGCTGGTAACCGGTAAGAACTGGCCGAAGATATACGAAGTAAAATTAAAGTAA
- a CDS encoding NADP-dependent isocitrate dehydrogenase, with the protein MSEKSKIYYTLTDEAPMLATHSFLPIVKAFTKSADIEIAVPDISLAGRILANFPEFLKDDQKIGDALAELGELATKPDTNIIKLPNISASVPQLDAAIAELQGKGFAVPNYPAEPKNDEEKAIKAKYAKVLGSAVNPVLREGNSDRRAPKAVKNYAKANPHRMGDWASDSKTDVAHMNSGDFYGTETSTTVENATKFRIVFKGNDGSETLLKDFAPLQAGEVIDSSVMNLNALKAFVQQAIEEAKNRNVLLSAHLKATMMKISDPIIFGAIVETFFKNVFTKYAETFKSLDINPNNGLADLFEKIKGNAQEADIKADIEAALANGPRVAMVNSDKGITNFHVPSDIIVDASMAALVRGGGKMWNKEGKEEDTVAIIPDRSYAGFYQAVIDDMKAHGKLDPTTMGSVPNVGLMAQKAEEYGSHDKTFQVKADGTVEVQDEAGNVLLSQKVEKDDIFRMCQTKDAPIQDWVKLAVNRSRLSETPAIFWLDKGRAHDREIIKKVEKYLKDYDTTGLDIRILDVMDAMTETLRRAREGKDTISVSGNVLRDYLTDLFPILELGTSAKMLSIVPLMNGGGLFETGAGGSAPKHVEQFLEEGYLRWDSLGEFLALQASLEHLAQTQNNPKSQVLADALDEANAKFLATDKSPARKVGQIDNRGSHFYLAMYWAEALANQTVNAEIAAQFKPIAQNMQENEAKINEELIGAQGQPQNIDGYFKTDEAKTYAAMRPSATLNAIIDGI; encoded by the coding sequence ATGTCAGAAAAATCAAAAATCTACTACACACTAACGGATGAAGCGCCAATGTTGGCTACACACTCGTTTTTACCAATCGTAAAGGCATTTACAAAATCAGCAGATATCGAAATCGCTGTTCCTGATATTTCTTTAGCAGGAAGAATTTTAGCAAATTTCCCGGAATTCTTAAAGGACGATCAAAAGATCGGTGATGCATTGGCAGAATTAGGTGAATTAGCAACCAAACCAGATACTAACATTATTAAGTTACCAAATATTTCAGCTTCAGTTCCGCAATTAGATGCAGCTATCGCTGAATTACAAGGAAAGGGTTTTGCTGTTCCGAACTACCCTGCTGAGCCGAAAAATGATGAAGAAAAAGCAATTAAAGCTAAGTATGCTAAGGTTTTAGGAAGTGCTGTAAACCCAGTGTTAAGAGAAGGAAATTCTGACAGACGTGCTCCAAAAGCAGTTAAAAACTACGCTAAAGCCAACCCGCACAGAATGGGTGACTGGGCATCTGACAGCAAAACAGATGTTGCTCATATGAACAGTGGAGACTTCTATGGTACTGAGACATCTACTACTGTAGAAAACGCTACTAAATTCAGAATTGTATTCAAAGGAAATGATGGTTCTGAAACTTTACTGAAGGATTTTGCTCCGCTTCAGGCCGGAGAAGTAATTGATTCTTCTGTAATGAATCTTAATGCATTAAAAGCTTTTGTTCAGCAGGCTATTGAAGAAGCTAAAAACAGAAATGTACTTCTTTCTGCTCACCTGAAAGCTACTATGATGAAGATTTCCGATCCTATTATCTTCGGAGCTATTGTGGAAACTTTCTTCAAAAATGTATTTACAAAATATGCTGAGACTTTCAAGTCATTAGATATAAACCCTAATAATGGTCTTGCTGATCTTTTTGAGAAAATCAAAGGAAATGCTCAGGAAGCTGATATCAAAGCTGATATTGAGGCAGCTTTAGCTAACGGACCAAGAGTTGCTATGGTAAACTCTGATAAAGGTATTACTAACTTCCACGTTCCTTCTGATATTATTGTTGATGCATCTATGGCTGCTCTTGTAAGAGGTGGTGGTAAGATGTGGAACAAAGAAGGGAAGGAAGAAGATACTGTTGCTATTATCCCGGATCGTTCTTACGCAGGTTTCTACCAGGCTGTAATCGATGATATGAAAGCTCACGGAAAATTAGATCCTACAACTATGGGTTCTGTTCCGAACGTAGGCCTGATGGCTCAGAAAGCTGAGGAATATGGTTCTCATGATAAAACTTTCCAGGTAAAAGCTGACGGAACTGTAGAAGTTCAGGATGAAGCTGGAAATGTTCTTCTTTCTCAGAAAGTAGAAAAAGATGATATCTTCAGAATGTGTCAGACTAAAGATGCTCCTATCCAGGACTGGGTAAAATTGGCAGTAAACAGATCCAGGTTATCTGAAACTCCTGCAATTTTCTGGTTAGACAAAGGAAGAGCTCATGACAGAGAGATCATCAAAAAAGTAGAAAAATATCTTAAAGATTACGATACTACAGGTCTTGACATCAGAATTCTTGATGTAATGGATGCAATGACTGAAACTTTAAGAAGAGCAAGAGAAGGGAAAGATACAATCTCTGTTTCCGGAAACGTATTAAGAGATTACCTAACTGACCTTTTCCCAATCCTTGAACTTGGAACTTCTGCAAAAATGCTTTCTATTGTTCCTTTAATGAATGGTGGTGGTTTGTTCGAAACCGGAGCCGGAGGTTCTGCACCTAAGCATGTTGAGCAGTTCTTAGAAGAAGGATACTTAAGATGGGATTCACTAGGTGAATTCCTGGCACTTCAGGCTTCTTTAGAACATTTAGCACAAACTCAGAACAATCCTAAATCTCAGGTATTAGCAGATGCATTGGATGAAGCTAACGCTAAATTCCTTGCTACTGATAAATCTCCTGCAAGAAAAGTAGGTCAGATTGATAACAGAGGTTCACACTTCTATCTTGCAATGTATTGGGCTGAAGCATTGGCTAACCAGACTGTAAATGCAGAGATTGCTGCACAGTTCAAGCCAATTGCACAAAACATGCAGGAAAACGAGGCTAAGATTAATGAAGAATTAATCGGAGCACAAGGACAACCTCAGAACATCGATGGTTACTTCAAAACTGATGAAGCTAAAACTTATGCAGCGATGAGACCAAGTGCTACATTGAATGCTATTATTGACGGAATTTAG
- a CDS encoding ABC transporter permease → MKEFLRLLKREFKLFVANDTLRSVFFLAPILYAVLLGFVYQSGKVENIPVLVVDRDNTPLSNQLTDMLDDNSSIKVIKYIQEPQSIKDEVIKNEAAAVVMIPAKFEADMLQKKYPELNVYVNTGNVLTANFASKALQLTIGTFSAGASIKGLQKMGMPAVKAATQYEPFKTNYITLFNTTSNYLIFMWPAMLAVVLQQVILLAMAVSFAAEFQRGSFIKEYYGMRRWAFPTMLIKVIPIWFFSILIVGIYYLMHMIFKVPMPEGIFNFILLTAVFVGSASFLGVFISILIPDALKATQILMVLASPSFIISGFTWPLSAMPAAVQFLANIIPLTPFLQAFKILLIQKGSVELTYPYLQHLIILLVVYGVLGWIALKIKLWKMFRYLKPEEVKSEDELIDLK, encoded by the coding sequence ATGAAAGAATTTCTGCGTCTTTTAAAGCGAGAATTTAAGCTTTTTGTAGCCAATGATACCCTGAGATCAGTATTCTTTCTGGCTCCGATTCTGTATGCTGTTTTACTAGGTTTTGTTTACCAAAGCGGAAAAGTAGAGAATATTCCGGTATTGGTTGTAGACAGGGACAACACTCCCTTGTCTAATCAGCTGACTGATATGCTGGATGATAACAGCAGTATAAAAGTTATTAAATATATACAGGAGCCACAAAGCATAAAGGATGAAGTTATAAAAAATGAAGCTGCTGCAGTGGTTATGATTCCGGCAAAATTTGAGGCAGACATGCTGCAGAAAAAATATCCGGAGCTTAATGTTTATGTGAATACAGGAAATGTTTTAACAGCTAATTTTGCTTCTAAAGCGCTACAGCTTACAATTGGTACTTTTTCTGCGGGAGCTTCTATAAAAGGTCTTCAGAAAATGGGAATGCCGGCCGTAAAAGCTGCAACTCAATATGAGCCTTTTAAGACTAATTATATTACCCTGTTTAATACAACCAGTAACTACCTTATCTTTATGTGGCCTGCGATGCTTGCAGTAGTACTGCAGCAGGTAATCCTTTTGGCAATGGCAGTAAGTTTTGCTGCGGAATTCCAGAGAGGGTCGTTTATTAAAGAATATTACGGAATGCGCAGATGGGCTTTCCCTACCATGTTGATAAAAGTAATCCCAATATGGTTTTTCTCGATTCTTATTGTAGGAATCTATTACCTTATGCATATGATTTTTAAGGTTCCAATGCCGGAAGGTATTTTTAACTTTATATTGCTCACGGCAGTTTTTGTTGGATCTGCATCATTTCTGGGCGTATTTATTAGTATTTTGATTCCGGATGCACTGAAGGCTACTCAAATTTTAATGGTACTGGCGTCGCCGTCCTTTATTATCAGTGGTTTTACATGGCCGCTTAGTGCAATGCCAGCGGCAGTACAATTTTTAGCCAATATTATTCCACTGACACCATTTTTACAGGCATTCAAAATACTTCTGATTCAGAAAGGCTCTGTTGAACTTACCTATCCGTATTTACAACACCTGATTATTCTTCTGGTTGTATACGGAGTTTTAGGCTGGATCGCTTTGAAAATAAAGTTATGGAAGATGTTCCGCTATCTTAAGCCTGAAGAAGTAAAGTCTGAGGACGAATTAATCGATTTAAAATAA
- a CDS encoding DUF4442 domain-containing protein: MSFYQKISVIGSKYIGLPKLMKWGFNLSPMYRRSTARITSVSPDLLDVQIKLPISYKNRNYMGTIFGGSMFSAVDPIPMVQLINLLGHQYVVWDKSAQISFKRPGNIDLYAEFTYTKEELEQIIEQVERVNEIEIVKTTQLTNKSKTIVYCEVKKTIYIAGKAYYKMKRKEKARL; encoded by the coding sequence ATGTCGTTCTACCAAAAAATTTCAGTCATTGGCTCCAAATATATAGGATTACCCAAACTTATGAAATGGGGTTTCAATCTTTCACCTATGTACAGAAGAAGTACTGCAAGAATCACTTCCGTATCTCCTGACTTGCTCGATGTACAAATTAAGTTACCCATCAGCTATAAAAATCGAAACTATATGGGAACCATATTTGGTGGAAGTATGTTTTCAGCAGTTGATCCCATCCCAATGGTACAACTGATTAATCTATTGGGGCATCAGTATGTCGTATGGGATAAATCTGCTCAGATATCCTTCAAGCGTCCTGGAAATATAGATTTATATGCAGAATTTACATACACAAAAGAAGAACTTGAACAAATAATTGAACAAGTTGAACGTGTGAACGAAATCGAAATTGTAAAGACAACACAACTAACCAACAAAAGCAAAACGATTGTATATTGCGAAGTAAAGAAAACTATCTATATTGCAGGAAAAGCTTATTATAAAATGAAAAGAAAGGAGAAAGCTAGGCTATAA
- a CDS encoding deoxynucleoside kinase yields the protein MHIAVTGNIGAGKTTLTTMLAKHYGWEAQFEDVDHNPYLDDFYHDMAKWAFNLQIYFLGSRFKQIKEIRESGKNVIQDRTIYEDAHIFAENLNDMGLLTERDFNNYKSVFNLMKTFVSAPDLLIYLRADISKLVAQIAKRGRDYEAGISIDYLSKLNDKYEKWIKGYDEGKLLIIDVNDIDFVEKPEDFGFILDSIDSNLNGLF from the coding sequence ATGCACATTGCGGTAACAGGAAATATAGGGGCTGGAAAAACCACGCTCACAACGATGTTGGCTAAACATTACGGATGGGAAGCGCAGTTTGAAGACGTAGATCATAATCCGTATCTGGACGATTTCTACCACGACATGGCTAAATGGGCGTTTAACCTTCAGATTTACTTCTTAGGAAGTCGCTTTAAACAAATTAAAGAAATCCGTGAGAGTGGTAAGAATGTTATTCAGGACAGAACGATCTATGAAGACGCTCATATATTTGCTGAAAACCTTAATGATATGGGGCTTTTAACTGAAAGAGATTTCAATAACTATAAGTCAGTATTCAATCTGATGAAAACCTTCGTGTCGGCACCGGATCTATTGATTTATCTAAGAGCGGATATCTCTAAACTTGTTGCACAGATTGCAAAAAGAGGAAGAGACTATGAAGCAGGAATCAGCATTGATTATCTTTCGAAGCTGAATGATAAGTATGAGAAATGGATCAAAGGTTATGATGAAGGGAAATTGCTTATTATAGACGTTAATGATATTGACTTTGTTGAGAAACCAGAAGACTTTGGTTTTATCTTAGATAGTATTGACAGTAATCTTAATGGTCTTTTCTAA
- a CDS encoding Dyp-type peroxidase, protein MAVQSQKVTDNPNANTYFMVWNLKNTDNIKEAFQRVCALVSNLNNSAAVRFPNVRVSCVMGIGYNAWKKLKLQEPLPKELDIFKEVKGEKHIAVSTPGDLHFHIRADQFSICFDMATAISDVLSPVASCIEEIHGFRYWDGRAILGFVDGTENPQGSDRDFFAKVGTEDEVYEGGSYLFVQKYTHDMKAWNSLPVPEQEKVIGRYKASDIEMTDDVKPTNSHSALANVGDDFKVVRDNMPFRTSSETGTYFIAYASTFSTVQKMLESMFVGDPAGNYDRILDFSTAKTGCLFFVPTMDMLGDFSG, encoded by the coding sequence ATGGCTGTACAATCACAAAAGGTAACAGATAATCCTAATGCCAATACCTATTTCATGGTATGGAATTTAAAAAACACAGATAATATTAAAGAAGCTTTTCAGAGAGTATGTGCTTTGGTTTCGAATCTTAATAATTCGGCAGCAGTACGATTTCCAAATGTAAGGGTTAGCTGCGTTATGGGAATCGGTTATAATGCATGGAAAAAGCTGAAACTTCAGGAGCCACTGCCTAAAGAGCTTGATATCTTTAAAGAAGTAAAAGGGGAGAAGCATATAGCTGTTTCTACTCCGGGTGATTTGCATTTTCATATCAGGGCAGATCAGTTCAGTATTTGTTTTGATATGGCCACAGCAATTTCCGATGTATTATCTCCTGTTGCCAGCTGTATAGAGGAAATACATGGTTTCAGATATTGGGATGGAAGAGCCATATTGGGATTTGTAGACGGAACAGAGAACCCACAGGGATCCGACCGAGATTTCTTTGCAAAGGTGGGAACAGAAGATGAGGTATATGAAGGCGGAAGCTATCTGTTTGTACAGAAATATACTCATGATATGAAAGCATGGAACTCATTGCCTGTACCAGAGCAGGAAAAAGTAATTGGTCGCTACAAAGCAAGTGATATAGAAATGACAGATGATGTGAAGCCAACAAATTCGCACAGTGCTCTGGCTAACGTAGGAGATGATTTCAAAGTGGTTCGGGATAATATGCCTTTCCGGACAAGTTCCGAAACCGGAACTTATTTTATCGCTTATGCCAGTACGTTCAGTACCGTACAAAAAATGCTTGAAAGTATGTTCGTTGGTGATCCTGCAGGTAATTATGACAGAATACTAGACTTCAGTACTGCAAAAACCGGATGTTTGTTTTTTGTACCAACAATGGATATGCTTGGTGATTTTTCGGGATAA
- a CDS encoding peroxiredoxin family protein produces MDILAKNIAQFNETLASQIPAETLQAFQRSVQDLEEKQTGSKSLKIGDKFPDFQLSNFDGQMHSLQELLKNKLVIAFLRGSWCPYCNLEIQALQNELHQFKAKDANLVIITPQPASINAEWQQQQNTGFQILSDKDNLLAKKLGIDIELQEFVIPHYKAMGIDLLQINQTEQYSLPIPAVYVLDSHATITYKFVNPDYMKRVNIEKLLNQL; encoded by the coding sequence ATGGATATTTTAGCAAAGAACATTGCCCAATTCAACGAAACATTAGCATCTCAAATTCCCGCAGAAACATTACAGGCTTTTCAAAGATCTGTCCAGGATTTGGAAGAGAAACAAACCGGAAGTAAAAGTCTTAAAATTGGAGATAAATTCCCGGATTTCCAACTTTCCAATTTTGACGGACAAATGCATTCTTTACAGGAATTGTTAAAAAATAAACTTGTGATCGCCTTCCTCAGAGGAAGTTGGTGCCCTTACTGCAACTTGGAAATACAAGCACTACAAAATGAACTTCACCAGTTTAAAGCAAAGGATGCAAATCTGGTTATTATTACCCCACAACCTGCAAGTATTAATGCTGAATGGCAGCAACAGCAAAATACAGGTTTCCAAATTTTGTCTGATAAGGATAATTTACTGGCTAAAAAATTGGGAATCGATATTGAGTTACAAGAGTTTGTTATCCCTCATTATAAAGCCATGGGAATAGACTTACTTCAAATTAATCAGACAGAACAATACTCTTTGCCAATCCCCGCTGTGTACGTTCTCGATTCTCATGCTACTATAACCTATAAATTTGTGAACCCTGATTATATGAAGCGTGTTAACATTGAAAAATTATTAAATCAGCTTTAG
- a CDS encoding winged helix-turn-helix transcriptional regulator — MNTKERAIEEKICPLEFAVNAISGKWKIPIVWQINEGKKRPSEFIKGIGKVDRRVLNQQLKEMESAGLLTKVSYPELPPRVEYSLTPLGEDLVKVLWQLNAWGEVLLEKSNKS; from the coding sequence ATGAATACAAAGGAAAGAGCGATAGAAGAAAAAATATGTCCACTTGAATTTGCCGTAAATGCAATAAGCGGAAAATGGAAAATTCCTATCGTTTGGCAGATTAATGAAGGTAAAAAACGTCCTAGTGAATTTATCAAAGGAATTGGTAAAGTAGACAGGCGTGTTCTTAATCAGCAGCTTAAAGAAATGGAGTCAGCAGGTCTTTTAACAAAAGTTTCCTATCCTGAGTTGCCACCACGTGTAGAATATTCCCTTACACCTCTTGGTGAAGATTTAGTAAAAGTATTGTGGCAGCTTAATGCTTGGGGAGAAGTATTGCTGGAAAAAAGTAATAAGTCGTAA
- the tpx gene encoding thiol peroxidase, whose translation MANITLKGNAISTVGNLPNIGEQLKDFTLVNADLSEKTLADYKGKKVVLNIFPSIDTGVCAASARKFNQEASNLDNTVVVNVSKDLPFALGRFCAAEGLNNVDTLSDFRGHFGDDYGVTLADSPLQGLLSRAVVVADENGNVVYTEQVPEIAQEPNYDAALAALK comes from the coding sequence ATGGCAAACATTACACTAAAAGGAAATGCGATTTCTACAGTAGGAAATCTTCCGAATATTGGAGAACAATTAAAAGACTTTACACTGGTAAATGCAGATCTGTCTGAGAAAACTTTGGCAGATTACAAAGGAAAGAAAGTAGTATTAAATATTTTCCCAAGTATTGATACTGGTGTTTGTGCAGCTTCTGCAAGAAAATTCAATCAGGAAGCTTCTAACTTAGACAACACAGTAGTAGTAAATGTTTCTAAAGATTTACCTTTCGCATTAGGCAGATTTTGTGCAGCAGAAGGATTAAACAATGTAGATACATTATCTGATTTCAGAGGGCATTTTGGAGATGATTATGGTGTGACTTTAGCAGATTCTCCATTACAAGGTTTATTAAGCCGTGCAGTTGTAGTAGCAGATGAGAACGGAAACGTAGTTTATACAGAACAGGTTCCGGAAATTGCTCAGGAGCCAAACTATGATGCTGCTCTTGCTGCTTTGAAATAA
- the proC gene encoding pyrroline-5-carboxylate reductase, translating to MKIAVLGTGNLGLSIIKGILKSGENYQIIATRRNTQSIAFLEKDGIEVTSDNAYAITQSDIVIVALKPFNILEVLKEYKQYFTPDKILVSMATGISIQQIQESIENKAVTVMRAMPNTASDVGESLTCLVYNGQEKEKLESVKSLLSHVGSVIQINEDLMEAATVLGACGIAYVLRFMRAMVQGGIQIGFDAKTAVQIVNQTVKGAAELLIQNQNHPEDEIDKVTTPKGCTIVGLNEMEHQGFSSSLIKGINASFQKIEKKA from the coding sequence ATGAAGATAGCTGTATTAGGGACGGGAAACCTTGGACTTTCCATTATAAAGGGCATATTGAAGTCCGGTGAGAATTATCAGATTATAGCTACGAGAAGAAACACTCAGTCTATTGCTTTTTTGGAAAAAGACGGTATTGAAGTGACTTCAGACAATGCTTATGCAATTACACAATCGGATATTGTTATTGTGGCACTTAAGCCTTTTAATATTCTGGAAGTATTAAAAGAATACAAGCAATACTTTACACCCGACAAAATTCTTGTTTCCATGGCAACAGGAATTAGCATACAGCAAATTCAGGAATCAATAGAAAATAAAGCTGTTACTGTTATGCGGGCAATGCCGAATACAGCTTCGGATGTGGGAGAATCCTTAACTTGTTTAGTATACAATGGACAGGAAAAAGAAAAGTTAGAGAGTGTGAAAAGCCTGTTGTCTCATGTAGGTAGTGTTATACAAATCAATGAAGATCTTATGGAAGCAGCAACTGTTTTAGGAGCATGCGGAATTGCATATGTACTGAGATTTATGCGTGCAATGGTACAGGGAGGAATTCAGATTGGGTTTGATGCTAAAACGGCAGTTCAGATTGTAAATCAGACGGTAAAGGGTGCTGCAGAATTGTTGATTCAGAATCAGAATCACCCGGAAGATGAGATTGATAAAGTAACGACACCTAAAGGTTGTACAATTGTAGGACTTAATGAGATGGAACATCAAGGGTTTAGCTCATCTCTTATTAAAGGGATAAACGCTTCTTTCCAAAAGATTGAAAAGAAGGCTTAA
- the arsC gene encoding arsenate reductase (glutaredoxin) (This arsenate reductase requires both glutathione and glutaredoxin to convert arsenate to arsenite, after which the efflux transporter formed by ArsA and ArsB can extrude the arsenite from the cell, providing resistance.): MGIQILHNKRCSKSREALQYLENQNIDFELINIIQNPLNKQEVVSVLQKLGMKAEDLVRKSDALFKEKYAGQELDEDDWINVLVDNPTLIQRPVVIKDNKAVIGRPLENIVDFLK; this comes from the coding sequence ATGGGAATACAAATCTTACATAACAAAAGATGTTCAAAATCCAGAGAAGCATTACAGTATCTGGAAAATCAGAATATAGATTTTGAGCTTATTAATATTATTCAGAATCCACTGAATAAGCAAGAGGTAGTATCAGTACTCCAAAAGCTTGGGATGAAAGCAGAAGATTTGGTGAGAAAAAGCGATGCGCTATTTAAAGAAAAATATGCAGGACAGGAATTAGATGAAGATGATTGGATTAATGTTTTGGTGGATAATCCAACTCTAATCCAAAGACCTGTTGTTATAAAAGATAACAAAGCTGTTATCGGAAGACCATTGGAAAATATAGTAGACTTCCTAAAATAA
- a CDS encoding VOC family protein, producing the protein MEIKFNTLTPNLWTTELDETIEFYTTNLGFQCLKKDEEWQWTLLKKDDVEIMFSKPNEQIPFKSSMFSGSFYFNIQDVNNLWEQLKDKTEICYNIEDFPWQMREFAIYDNNGYILQFGQDVETLK; encoded by the coding sequence ATGGAGATAAAGTTTAATACACTTACCCCTAATTTATGGACAACAGAATTAGATGAAACGATTGAATTCTATACAACAAATTTAGGGTTTCAGTGCCTGAAAAAAGATGAAGAATGGCAGTGGACATTGCTGAAAAAAGATGATGTTGAGATTATGTTTTCTAAACCTAATGAGCAGATTCCTTTCAAAAGCTCAATGTTTTCCGGATCATTTTATTTTAACATTCAGGATGTTAATAATCTTTGGGAACAGCTGAAAGATAAAACAGAGATATGTTATAATATTGAAGATTTTCCGTGGCAAATGCGGGAATTTGCTATTTATGATAACAATGGCTATATCCTGCAGTTTGGTCAGGATGTAGAAACTTTGAAATAA